Proteins from one Daphnia pulicaria isolate SC F1-1A chromosome 3, SC_F0-13Bv2, whole genome shotgun sequence genomic window:
- the LOC124329045 gene encoding calcitonin receptor-like isoform X1 — protein sequence MLAFLTLQFFFNATVKFTMSRCFILLLIISQLTKINTICGLELTSSLIEENVNQRDDFAEMGISQLWDDKEIVYLSNQSRGRRSTYENVLFQNGSQYPMKATDENNFCRAPDGQYLPIDLFALDTCARCYHYIPDNPSFFHRNSKWNPKVVRVQSVQTAGTFYNVTFLVHNRNNLTLAVDSEDNESQLHMSFIDLKSQDKWKSCCKAAVDCCYQMLGFTESSDVANQNQNINLLDRQMHSAANETSSKSKYCPPTWDGWTCWPQTSPNQVALAQCPHFIYFETEPPACARNAEKVCTLDGTWYRRGETGASTEKTNYSPCSPVGTLKQRAHVHLYAYAVSVATLLPAIFIFYSYKQLNVYRIRLHKNMFISILLNSILVIVFKVFMILPQIATSGKKDSYINQNALVCRLMLITVKYLRLTNYAWMFCEGFYLHRLIAAAFAEQSCFSVFYVIGWVLPLFPIGIYAIIRSIWYDSRCWIEPIEAWEWVLNTPCLFSLVVNLIFLVNIIRILVMKLRSTNTAEPSQYRKAVRATLVLVPLFGLHFVVTIYRPSKDGCDWIEFYHYANALLDGLQGFLVAIIFCYGNGEVHYLLKRSYRRFKEQRCLRTTRNNRRRRTERGQEEEEGGAEGIGCSVFLGRSNFSTTHFSLADCSPNPHQKPLMTTSGRSSVSDERHFLNEGDSTVNVVRNILPEPSGHDSLLNSHLKAYNRQEMYKLNLRNPHIRETCLDNDN from the exons ATGTTAGCATTTCTTACGCTCCAGTTCTTCTTCAACGCTACTGTTAA GTTTACCATGTCTCGCTGTTTTATTTTGCTGTTGATCATATCGCAATTGACGAAGATCAATACAATTTGTGGGCTGGAGCTGACCTCATCACTCATTGAAGAGAACGTAAATCAACGTGATGATTTTGCTGAGATGGGGATTTCGCAATTATGGGATGATAAAGAGATAGTTTACTTGAGTAATCAATCTCGTGGTCGCCGTTCAACCtatgaaaatgttttgtttcaaaatggtAGTCAATACCCCATGAAGGCGACagacgaaaataatttttgtcgcGCTCCGGACGGCCAATATTTGCCCATCGATCTCTTTGCTTTGGATACTTGCGCTCGATGCTATCACTACATCCCGGACAACCCATCTTTTTTTCACCGCAATAGCAAATGGAATCCGAAGGTGGTCAGAGTGCAGAGTGTGCAGACAGCAGGCACTTTTTATAACGTCACTTTTTTGGTCCATAACCGAAACAACTTAACG TTAGCCGTCGATTCTGAAGACAATGAAAGTCAACTACACATgtcttttattgatttaaaatcacaagataaatGGAAATCGTGTTGCAAGGCCGCTGTGGATTGCTGCTACCAAATGCTTGGATTTACGGAATCAAGCGACGTTGCTAATCAGaatcaaaatattaatttactGGATCGACAAATGCACTCTGCAGCAAACGAAACTTCATCAAAGTCGAAGTATTGTCCCCCTACATGGGATGGTTGGACGTGTTGGCCACAAACCAGTCCGAATCAAGTGGCTCTTGCTCAGTGCCCCCATTTCATCTATTTTGAAACTGAGCCCCCAGCATGTGCAC GTAACGCCGAAAAGGTATGCACGCTTGACGGGACATGGTATCGACGTGGAGAAACAGGTGCCTCTACAGAAAAAACGAATTATAGTCCTTGCAGTCCTGTCGGCACGTTAAAACAACGGGCACATGTACACCTATATGCATATGCTGTCTCAGTTGCCACGCTTCTGCCCGCTATTTTCATCTTCTACTCCTACAA gCAGCTAAATGTTTATCGGATACGGCTACATAAGAACATgttcatttccattttactGAACTCCATACTCGTAatagttttcaaagttttcatGATTTTACCACAAATTGCGACTTCAGGCAAAAAAGATTCTTACATAAACCAg AATGCACTGGTTTGTCGTCTGATGTTAATCACCGTGAAATACCTGCGATTAACTAATTACGCGTGGAT GTTTTGTGAGGGCTTCTATCTTCATCGATTAATCGCTGCCGCATTTGCTGAACAAAGCTGTTTCTCCGTCTTTTACGTTATTGGCTggg TTCTTCCGCTGTTCCCAATTGGAATCTATGCCATCATACGTTCAATATG GTATGACAGCCGCTGTTGGATAGAACCGATTGAAGCATGGGAATGGGTATTGAACACACCCTGCCTATTTTCTTTAGTG GTGAATCTGATTTTCTTAGTAAATATTATTCGCATATTAGTAATGAAACTAAGATCCACAAATACCGCTGAACCGAGCCAATACAG GAAAGCAGTTCGAGCTACTCTGGTCTTAGTTCCCCTG TTTGGCCTTCATTTTGTCGTGACCATCTATCGCCCGTCAAAAGATGGTTGCGATTGGATAGAATTTTATCATTATGCGAACGCCTTACTCGACGGATTACAAGGATTCTTGGTTGCCATCATATTTTGTTATGGGAACGGcgaa GTTCACTACTTGTTGAAACGATCTTACAGACGCTTTAAGGAACAGCGTTGTCTTAGAACAACCAGAAACAATAGACGAAGAAGAACTGAACGggggcaagaagaagaagagggagggGCGGAAGGCATTGGGTGCTCAGTTTTTCTTGGTCGGAGCAacttttcaacaacacacttTTCTTTGGCAGATTGCTCTCCCAATCCACATCAAAAA